A section of the Triticum dicoccoides isolate Atlit2015 ecotype Zavitan chromosome 7A, WEW_v2.0, whole genome shotgun sequence genome encodes:
- the LOC119334359 gene encoding patatin-like protein 2: MQVPEQDLMSPGRASSSLLFPTSSLPREGRMITVLSIDGGGVRGIIPGTILAFLEKKLQEIDGSPDARIADYFDVVAGTSTGGLVATMLTAPNTQRRPLYAAKDINKFYLEHCPNIFPAVCKGLGLFKSMMGPKYSGQHLHSILKKQLGDTRISQTLKSIVIPTFDIKLLQPIIFSTYDAKKDVSKDALLSDVCISTSAAPTYLPGHHFKTKDKDGKTRAFNLIDGGVAANNPTLVAITHVSKQIIKKKQNLGKFMVLSLGTGTAKVKENFDAAECSKWGLLGWLYNGGTTPIIDSFC; the protein is encoded by the exons ATGCAAGTGCCGGAGCAGGACCTGATGAGCCCTGGCCGCGCTTCGTCGTCGCTGTTGTTCCCCACCTCCTCGCTGCCACGCGAGGGTCGGATGATCACCGTGCTGAGCATCGACGGCGGCGGCGTGCGCGGGATCATCCCCGGCACCATCCTCGCTTTCCTCGAAAAAAAACTCCAG GAGATTGATGGGTCGCCGGACGCGAGGATCGCGGATTACTTCGACGTGGTCGCCGGAACGAGCACCGGTGGTCTGGTGGCCACCATGCTCACCGCGCCCAACACCCAGCGCCGCCCGCTCTACGCCGCCAAGGACATCAATAAATTTTACCTCGAGCACTGCCCGAATATCTTCCCTGCCGTCTG CAAAGGGCTGGGCTTATTCAAGAGCATGATGGGACCCAAGTACAGTGGCCAGCACCTGCACTCAATCCTGAAGAAGCAGCTCGGTGACACACGAATCAGTCAGACACTCAAGAGCATCGTCATCCCCACTTTCGACATCAAGCTCCTTCAACCTATCATCTTCTCAACCTACGAC GCCAAGAAGGATGTCTCCAAGGATGCTCTTCTGTCGGATGTCTGCATCAGCACGTCCGCCGCTCCAACCTACCTCCCCGGGCACCATTTCAAGACCAAGGACAAAGACGGCAAGACCCGGGCCTTTAACCTCATCGACGGGGGTGTCGCAGCCAACAATCCG ACCCTTGTGGCGATCACCCACGTAAGCAAGCAGATCATAAAGAAGAAACAGAATCTCGGTAAGTTCATGGTCCTCTCGCTGGGCACTGGCACCGCCAAGGTCAAAGAGAACTTCGACGCTGCCGAGTGCAGCAAGTGGGGCCTTCTCGGGTGGCTCTATAACGGGGGCACCACGCCGATCATCGACAGCTTCTGCTAG
- the LOC119329665 gene encoding beta-catenin-like protein 1: MDAAAAAAAQKRKRAEQEEEQAATDGLDVLDLRAAKRLLLGFERRLRDNLEARMKHPDDPARFADSELALHAETDRLRLLAGAPELFPDLVPLGLASSLSSLLTHENADLAAAAASLLADLTDSDDPSDLAGVQALADALVDANALDLLVHNLSRLSEADPDEAEAVHHSLAVLENLIDLRPHLADLVCDRTKVLRWLLARVKARDFEANKQYASEILAILLQNSPANQKRLGQMNGVDGLLQAVAMYKSRDPRTTDEGEMLENLFDCLCCVLMPLGNKERFVKAEGVELMIIIMKQKKSAYSSAIRTLDFAMTRFPPACERFVDVLGLKTAFAAFMGKIPVNKKNKNESYQEELEERIISLVASLFGGITKGSRRIRLLGKFVENECEKIDRLMELYIRYSDRVKAETERFESLDLDDLEMDDDERYNRKLEAGLYTLQLVALILGHIWHSGNSQMRTRIELLLRQNKLTKDDVKEILQEYHDNIGDLDGPEEKEKAQGRTKEIIAVLS; this comes from the exons atggacgccgccgccgccgccgccgcgcagaagcggaagcgggcggagcaggaggaggagcaggCGGCTACTGACGGGCTCGACGTGCTCGACCTGCGGGCGGCGAAGCGGCTGCTGCTGGGCTTCGAGCGCCGCCTCCGCGACAACCTCGAGGCACGCATGAAGCACCCGGACGACCCGGCCCGGTTCGCCGACTCCGAGCTCGCCCTCCACGCCGAGACGGACCGgctccgcctcctcgccggcgcgccGGAGCTCTTCCCCGACCTGGTcccgctcggcctcgcctcctccctctcctcgctCCTCACCCACGAAAACGCCGACCTGGCCGCCGCGGCCGCTTCCCTCCTCGCCGACCTCACCGACTCCGACGACCCCTCGGACCTCGCCGGGGTGCAGGCCCTCGCCGACGCGCTCGTCGACGCCAACGCGCTCGACCTGCTCGTGCACAACCTCTCGCGGCTCTCCGAGGCGGACCCCGACGAGGCCGAGGCGGTGCACCATTCCCTGGCCGTCCTCGAGAACCTCATCGACCTCCGCCCGCACCTCGCCGACCTCGTCTGTGACCGCACCAAGGTGCTCCGGTGGCTGCTGGCCCGTGTCAAGGCCCGCGACTTCGAGGCCAACAAGCAGTACGCCTCCGAGATCCTCGCCATCCTGCTGCAGAACAGCCCCGCCAACCAGAAGCGGCTTGGCCAGATGAACGGCGTCGACGGCCTGCTGCAGGCCGTCGCCATGTACAAGTCCAGGGACCCCAGGACCACCGACGAGGGGGAGATGCTCGAGAACCTCTTCGACTGCCTCTGCTGCGTGCTCATGCCGCTCGGGAACAAGGAGCGGTTCGTCAAGGCCGAGGGCGTCGAGCTCATGATCATTATCATGAAGCAGAAGAAGTCCGCCTACAGCTCCGCCATCAGGACGCTGGATTTCGCCATGACCAGGTTCCCCCCTGCCTGCGAGCGCTTTGTCGACGTGCTCGGGCTCAAGACTGCTTTTGCGGCGTTCATGGGTAAG ATTCCTGtgaacaagaaaaataaaaatgagagcTATCAGGAGGAGCTAGAAGAACGCATCATTTCACTAGTTGCTTCATTGTTTG GTGGTATCACGAAAGGTTCACGAAGGATCAGGTTACTAGGCAAATTTGTTGAGAATGAATGCGAAAAGATAGACCGTCTGATGGAGCTATACATACG GTATTCAGACAGAGTGAAAGCTGAGACCGAAAGGTTCGAAAGCCTCGATTTAGATGATTTAGAG ATGGACGATGATGAGCGGTACAACCGGAAACTTGAAGCTGGGCTTTACACGCTTCAG CTAGTGGCGCTTATTCTTGGGCATATCTGGCACTCCGG GAACTCGCAGATGAGGACAAGAATAGAGTTGCTCCTGAGACAGAACAAGCTGACAAAGGATGATGTCAAGGAGATACTTCAG GAGTACCACGACAACATTGGGGACCTGGATGGGCCGGAAGAGAAGGAGAAGGCGCAAGGGCGGACCAAGGAAATCATAGCCGTGTTGTCGTGA
- the LOC119332384 gene encoding large ribosomal RNA subunit accumulation protein YCED homolog 1, chloroplastic-like codes for MVYYPLAAAVRCHCPPLLLPRRAPPATAATPLRSRPLQLRPLTSSPGLRTRGRRHAVDPEDDGGEDDGFLTLDLEDFEGFADADEEAEGPSPWEGAVVYRRDAAAQHVEYATTLERLGLADLSSPHSRARAAAMGIMPPSKPRRGAGEAATTPVLVSVDVARRRGRLRLDGILRTVITLGCYRCAEPAAEGVFANFSLLLAEDPVEEPDVVDLGTIYEEDRTKFPSITGSEDENDEDIDWDDRLHFPAGEKEIDISKNLRDIIHLEITLDVFCSSTCKGLCLVCGANLNTSSCSCSMEEPQAKDARRPGTLKDLLKPMQRRL; via the exons ATGGTGTATTatccgctcgccgccgccgtgcgctGCCACTGcccgcccctcctcctcccccgccgcgCCCCGCCGGCGACGGCGGCCACCCCACTCCGTAGCCGCCCCCTCCAGCTCCGTCCCCTCACATCCTCGCCCGGACTGCGGACCCGTGGCCGCCGCCACGCCGTCGACCCCGAGGACGACGGCGGGGAAGACGACGGCTTCCTCACCCTCGACCTGGAGGACTTCGAGGGGTTCGCCGACGCCGACGAGGAGGCGGAGGGGCCGTCGCCGTGGGAGGGGGCCGTGGTGTACCGGCGCGACGCGGCGGCGCAGCACGTCGAGTATGCCACCACCCTGGAGCGTCTCGGCCTGGCCGACCTCTCGTCCCCGCACtcccgcgcgcgcgccgccgccatgGGCATAATGCCCCCCTCCAAGCCGCGGCGCGGCGCCGGGGAGGCCGCGACGACGCCCGTGCTCGTCTCCGTCGACGTCGCCCGGCGCCGCGGCAGGCTCCGGCTCGACGGCATCCTGCGCACCGTCATCACCCTCGGCTGCTACCG GTGTGCTGAGCCAGCTGCCGAAGGCGTATTCGCGAATTTCTCTCTCCTGCTGGCAGAAGACCCGGTGGAGGAACCCGACGTGGTCGACCTCGGCACCATATACGAAGAAGACAGAACCAAATTCCCTTCGATAACTGGCAGCGAGGACGAGAACGATGAAGATATAGACTGGGATGACCGCCTGCATTTCCCGGCCGGGGAGAAGGAGATCGACATCTCGAAGAACCTTCGGGACATCATCCACCTGGAGATAACGCTGGATGTCTTCTGCAGCAGCACCTGCAAGGGCCTGTGCCTCGTCTGCGGCGCAAACCTCAACACGAGTAGCTGCAGCTGCAGCATGGAGGAGCCGCAGGCCAAGGACGCCAGGCGTCCGGGAACCCTCAAAGACCTGCTGAAGCCTATGCAGAGAAGATTATGA